The genomic segment agaGTGGTAAAAACTTTGAGGTAATGGTATTAGTATTTAAACACAACATTTCTGAATATAGTTTTTGTATATATTGTTTAgtcatgttttaatatatatatatatatatatatatatatatatatatatatatatatatatatatatatatttcaaattaattaatctaaataaaagctaacttaaaatattattaagatgtaatgataaaaaaaaaattcaagattcaatgattaagaaagataaagaaaataaaatgatatgacaagagagagaaataataaaaaaaaaatgagttaccAAAAACATATTAGAACTTCTTGTTTAACACACCTTATActcttagaaaaattataacaaaatgaTTCTAACTACACCTTGACTAtcaaataagattataattaatcctaaataaaatctttaattaattataatcttttttaattatttttttaatatatgatagaattttctcattaaaatctttttaacaaaattaaatacgTTGAAAACAAAGCTATGATACGTCTCTGAATAGtcattctctcttttcttttctttttttccttcctttttctcttttattaatttgaatgaaacataaattttgaaataactGTTTTTCACTATTCGCAGTTGCAAGTGAGCAAACAAAAGATGAGAGATGGTAGTCTGAATTACAGATGAAATATGAGAAGGCATGCCTTGAAATACCAATTAGTTCATTTGTCATGTTCGATAGCAGAGTTGTAACTAGGAGCTTAATATAGCAGAACGAAGGGCCAGTACAAGCTCAAGCACCACAATGGGAACACTACGTTTCTGAACATGGGATTTGATGATAACATAGACAACAAAGAAACAAGCTTAAATTGCTAGGATAACTACAGCCAACGAGAACGCCTTAGTAGCTCAGATAAAATACTGGTTGTTTGTGATTGGAACATGATCCAAGAATCCTAAGTTGATTTGGTGTAGAGGCGGATTCCAAAGGCCACACCCAATATAGCAAGAGGAACTAGGAACTGAAGGATCTTGATAATGAACTCGGAGGTCTTATCTTGATTGTAGTGAGGCTGCTGTGGAGTCTTGTACTTTGTTTTCTTGGGGACAGTCGAGGCATCAATATCTCCAATGCAGTATTCGGCCATCATTTCTCTGGCACTATCACTATGACCCACATCTTCAAAATCATCAGTTGCGTCCTGGCCTGCAAAACGAAGATGTGCAATATGAGTCCTCACTAGGAGTACATTATGAGCTAAAAACTTAAGAAAAAGCTTCGAATGGCCATAGTTTGGGCTATACCTGTAGAAGACAACAAAACCTCATCACCACCGGGGTGATCTTCCATGAACTTTGTGACATCATAAACCTGTTCCAACCAACAAAGATGGCTCAGAGAGAGCATAGCAGTTTTAAAACTAAGGGCctataaaaatgtttattttttttaaagatgaatCATTTGAACAGAAAAAATTAGATTCGTGTAGTCTAAGAAAGGTCTACCATTTGCTATTCCTTTCATATTTTGGACAGGGAACAATATGTTTCATACAGCATAGGGATGAACTGGGAAGAAATATGAGCAACACTAACAATCACACCCACCACCCCCTCTTGTTCATTTCACATTGACTCAGAAGTATTAAAATTCATACAAAGATTCAACTTTTGGTACATATAGCTtgcaattatagaaaaaaaaaattgagaaacaaaTTGATGTTGAAAGTCTTCTCAAGCAAGATAGTCCAAAACCATGCAGGACATGGTCATTTTGGTTTTTGTCTTTTGATAGTTTCACTAGTATGTCCCCTATATTGCGTCCTAGACTGCCAAGCATGGGCGATGCATCTAATAACTCGCTAGAGGAACAATAGTTGCTGGAGTTTCAGAAATAATTCACTTCCTATTTAATTACTTGCGTGCCGAGAAATACAAAAGCATGAAAGCGAAAACCCACGATAATTATCTACCACAAACAACAACTATGCGTTGGAAAATCATAAGAACAATACATGTAGCAAGCTGAAGcatttcatgaaaattttacACGACTGTGGTGTAAATGGAATTGCATTCTCTTTAGCACCATAAAAATTGTTGAGTTCTGGTAGCTAATATAGAATCCCTGCCAAACTGAATGACTTATGTCGTGATACAGCACAAACTTCCCAGCCTAACCACATGATCTGTTAGAATAAAGTAGCTACTTGCAGCCTGCCATTCTAGCCAAACCATCAAATAATCACATAATATGCAAAATTTCATAATTCTTGATATTAATTAGCCCCCTTGGTGATGCACTATCTAACCTCAAAGCAATCAATAAACAGCAATGACGATCATCAAATACAGGCACAGGATACCATATAAAATAGCAAAGAAACACTGCTTATCAAgtagaacaaaaaaagagagagaagtatATGAGGTCTAAACATTTCCACTCAACATATCTTAAGATACCAAGTCAAAATATCTAAACATCACGGGAAACATAACTTAATCTCATTTAAATCTCAACCGAAAACCAAGATCAAATCAATAAACTGCTCGACCAGAAGTCAACCATATCCAGAGATCTCAAATTTCCTCGCATGGTTCCGAGAGATCAAAccataaaatcaacaaaagaaaaagaaagaacaaatctTTCAAGAAAACTCAATGAAAGATCTCACCTTGCCATTGATAATTAGCCAACAGTCCTTGGGTTTGTTGTGCACAGTCACATCTTCAAAGGTAAAAACTTTGGCATCACCACCCATCTCCTTGTTTCTCAACTTTCTCTTGATGGAAAACCACAAGGTTGAAGAAGCACAAGCCAGCGACAGGATTTGTCTGGCTTTGTAAACAGGAAGAGAGAGATAGACAGCGAATGTAAGAagagcatataaaaaaaaccattaaatagttaaaataatatattttttttatttttatcttttcatttagCTGTTTTTTTCTTAGAGTTGCTCTAAGACTGCTTTAATAGcatgaaaaaaaccaagaaactaAGGAGAGTGTGAATCCCACCACCCACCAACCACCACCCACCAAAGAGGAATGTAATTATATAAATGGAGTGGATTAATGAGGGCAGTAAGGTCATTAAAACGACGAAGTTAGGTaacaattagtttttaaaattttttatttaaaaatatattaaaataatattttttatttttttaaaattatttttaatattaatacgttaaaataatataaaaacacaaaaaaataaataaatttaaagtaaaaataaaagtatataaattttattttttctaaattatttttaaaatgtaaaaacaaacagattttaactaatattataaaattaaatcaccagattaattaggatttgaccgacttaaaatatttagatcaaaaaataaaaagattaattaatttagttaaaatctaatttttaatctattaatttttttttgatgtatcATGTTAACCCATAACTATCGAATCTTATCTCAAAATCAATAGAGTTTTACGGTGGAAACCGGCGGAGAGTGTTGTGTATCACACCTGACACCACCCAGCAAAGAGGAATGGAAGTAAATTAATGGAGGAGATTGATGAGGGCAGCGAGGCCAttgaatgaattgtattttggGTAGGAGGAAGGCTGCATGAAACGGTGGATTTTCGGAGGCTTATTCAAAGAACAACtatttggtgttttttatttttatattttaaaattattttaaaaacattttaaaaatgttttacaattttttaaatttttttaaattaatatttttttatatttttaaatcattctaatgtgttaatatcaaaaataatttaaaaaaataaaaaaattattattttaatatatttctaaataaaaaatattttaaaaaataattgctaccAAACATGTTGATGTAATTTTTACAGGGCTATTGTTTtaaggaattgatttttttttcttaaagaaagaGTTCCGTTTTAAAAAGATTACATCTTCTTTCTCTTGgttataatgattatttatttgatcaattcaAAAGGGGGAGACGCCGGATGAATCCAAAGACTGCTTTTGTTTGGACTTTGAACAAGATTGCGATCCGATTGATTTTCAGGCTGGCAAGCAATGCATTCAAACAAGAACTAAAAGAAGAAACTTTGTATCTGACTGGAAAATTTGGAATTTTAAACGAAACTTTggacttgattaaaaaataaaagtcagaATTCTATTCCCAAAGCAGccataacttctttttttcctaacataaattttattttttttttataaaaatcaaattaatagatATGGTTTCTATACTGTGAAACCGTTTTCATTACAAGGTTGATATTGATATTGTTGTGTTGTGATTACTGTAATGTTGAGGTATGTTGTTCATTGTTGTGCTCTGTAGGATAAAAATGGTGTTCAGTAACTAGTTATAGTAACTAGTTATTGTATTGTGTAAGGTTGATTTGATAGATTAATAgatgttttaatgtgttaatattaaaaataattttttaaaataaaaatattattttaatatattttttaataaaaaatactttattaccATACTATTCTATTCTAGCAGCATTTAAAAAGCTACGACAAGCTAAGATGGAAATTAGCAAAATGTTCAAGGCGCACATTGTTGTTTTCTTGGAGATCTACTGCACCTGCAACGGTATTAAAGTCATTAATATACATGGATGGTACGTGGAGTATATCAATGAAGTATATGAGTGAAGAAGAGTCTGAAAATGCCGcttgaataaacaaataaataaaaagaggaaaaaaagcgAGCTTGATGTAAAgtatgaataaaaaacatgcAAACAAAAAATAGTGATCTGAACGGTATAGAGTTCGAAGTGGTTCTTTCCAATGTCAACAATCTAAATTAGTCACTCGATTCTTATATAGTTTCAGCTGGTTCTTTGCAATCCCAACAATCTAAATATTCACTTGAACCTTGTTCCAATCCCAACAATGTAAACAGTTTACAGGCCCAGAAAATAGAGCCTGGCGATGTTAAGCTGAGCATATGGCAGATTATCAATCAAACAGTGAAGTTGAAAGTGTTGTAAATTTGTTGTTAGATATTATAACTTGAACATTATTTCATCAATCAACCGTAAAATAGACTAGTTTTTTGTTGAATGTTTCACTGCCCCATCTAAGCTTAGCAATTGTGAAGTGAATTTTTCACTGTTTGTGCTGTAAAAGCTATTGACTTTGTAAGATTTACATTGGTGGGCTAAGCACTGAATGTGTTGATTGCAGAGTAACATTGCAGTGAAGCTGGGAAGAGGATTGTGTGGGAATGAGGCAAGTAAACAGTGGTGGTAAAGGTATATAAAAACTTCAGAAGCAGTGCGCATAGAGGTGGAAAGTCTCAGGGAGAAGGAGCTGTAGGGACAgcttaaaatcaataaaataggAGGCCAGTTTGACTCAATTAGGAAACCAAGGAAGGAGTCGGTGACACAGCAGTTGCAGCAGGAGTGTTTATCTTTGCTTCTTTGAGAACAAAGGAAAAATATGGAATCAATAGCGGGTTATTTGTTAGCTAAGTGAGTTGGCAAGCTCTCATGGCAGCATTTTTTAAGGCATTGATACAGCGGTAAAAAGAGAGTAAACAGAAGTTAAAAGTAGCAGGAAACAGTTGGATTATCAAAGTCACATGTGACAAATGGTTATGAAGAAACAGAGCAAAGGCAGCATGCTAAATGGATATAAGTTGGTCATATGAACAtagttcaaacaaaaaaaaagggaaagactTGTAGCCAACGGCATCACCTCAGAGGATGTTGATTAGAGTCGTTtcttgttaggttttttttcttgtgtgatGTCTTGTATTTGCGAAAGACTGctatgcattttaaaaaagatttgatcaCCATGCTTGTGCATGTGAAAGGTAAGAGGTAACGAAATATGCTGCAGGGCAACGAAATAAGAGTCCTATGAAAAAAGTAGTGCATCTGTGGTCTAAATGCGGGAGAGTGAACTGGATCCTCATTGTAACTGGataaatgaaaagcatgaatgTACGTGATCAGAGACTATCGGAGTTTCATCAAGCAAACCATGAGATGTGCCAAGCATCTTTGTTAACAGTTGAAGGAATTGAGAGTGACAGAGCAAAAAACGTAAAACGTAACTTAAATCTGCATaagacaataaattaaataaaccgAACAACTGAAGAAAGCTTTTAATAACTTCAATTGGGCAGTGACAGCACTTCTTTTATAGGAAACGCCTTGCCCTTAAAGTTCAAGCACTTCTGGACCAGCACGCTTATTGCATTGAGAGAACACAGGTAAGTTTGTGAGTTTCAAGAGTGAAGTCTCTATGGAAAACTAGTTATGGTCAACGCTATTACAGCATTATGAACCAGCAAGGCCTAGTGATTGCCCTTTgcatcttaagaaaaaaaatgtcactTTTCAGCATCTTCTGCATTCTCCTGCCCGTACCGACGCTTAAACTTGGCAATCTGACCTAAACTTTCAGCCATTTGCCGTTTTGCTCTGAAGTGGTAGACGTTGCCAACATGGTGTATTTTTGTCATCATAGCATGCATTAATCTGCCATCTTGAGTCACATAGGATATCCATTGCATTTGAGGGTGGATTCCTTTCTTCATCTTGCACAAATCTGCATTTCAAAGAGCACCATACAGAGCTCAACATAACTCATACTGAATTTCCTTTCCAAAACTAAGGAGTTGCTCATGAAGACAATCTGATTAAGATTGAACATTATTTAATGTTCTGTAAATGGCCTCACAGACGTATGATAAAGCTTGTCGgacaaacataaacaaaattataatataatttctattttgggcTTTTTGTATGCAATTTGCATACATTTTTCAGAAAGTGTccccaaatatattttaacattttcaaaCTGGTCAGTTTCTTGTTTGTAATGTACGTGGTTCtaaaaatttttttactcaGCTAGTTCTTAGAACAATTCAGCAGAATTTCCACACCAGAAAATCTTAAGTGGTCTCAGCtgtgaaaaaacaaacactccttTCCATTATTCTTCtacaataaattgaaaattttcctgCCAAAGCATTAACCATGCCACACAAAAAAGTCATCATAACTTGCTTAAAGATACAATGCCAGTACAGTTAGTAAACACAAACTATAATTTATGCTTCTCTGCTATTGAAAAACGCACCCAAGGTCCCCCGCATCACactaataaaatccaaaatcc from the Populus nigra chromosome 1, ddPopNigr1.1, whole genome shotgun sequence genome contains:
- the LOC133681072 gene encoding cytochrome b5-like, encoding MGGDAKVFTFEDVTVHNKPKDCWLIINGKVYDVTKFMEDHPGGDEVLLSSTGQDATDDFEDVGHSDSAREMMAEYCIGDIDASTVPKKTKYKTPQQPHYNQDKTSEFIIKILQFLVPLAILGVAFGIRLYTKST
- the LOC133668024 gene encoding uncharacterized protein LOC133668024 → MKKGIHPQMQWISYVTQDGRLMHAMMTKIHHVGNVYHFRAKRQMAESLGQIAKFKRRYGQENAEDAEK